The Hemicordylus capensis ecotype Gifberg chromosome 6, rHemCap1.1.pri, whole genome shotgun sequence genome window below encodes:
- the LOC128331570 gene encoding olfactory receptor 11A1-like produces MANRMQSMRHTQEGNQTLATHFLLLGFGDLLGLQIIVFLIFLIIYIVTMAGNILIIVLVVSDQHLHTPMYFFLTNLSCLETCYSSAILPRMLASLLTGDRTISVGGCMIQFWVFGFLAATECYLLAVMSYDRYLAVCKPLHYVSLMNSHFCVQLVLVSWLSGSFIVTTILLIMSQLRFCAPCEIDHFFCDFLPLIQHLCSGAPLLILSGFITTSVLTIPPFLLTLTSYTYIITTILRIPSTGGRKKAFSTCSSHLTVVTIFYGTLIVVYMLPNTNRMNKIVSLFYTILTPLANPLIYSLRNKEVSKSLRRAISKCVRTQKLTTF; encoded by the coding sequence ATGCAGTCCATGAGACATACCCAAGAAGGAAACCAAACACTGGCAACACATTTCCTCCTTCTAGGATTTGGGGATCTCCTGGGTCTGCAGATTATCGTCTTCCTAATTTTTCTCATAATCTACATTGTGACTATGGCTGGAAACATTCTCATCATTGTGCTAGTTGTATCTGATCAACATCTTCACACCCCCATGTACTTTTTCCTGACAAACTTGTCCTGCTTGGAGACCTGCTATAGCTCAGCTATTCTGCCTAGAATGCTGGCCAGCCTCCTAACTGGGGATAGAACCATTTCTGTGGGGGGATGCATGATCCAGTTCTGGGTCTTTGGATTCTTAGCAGCAACTGAGTGTTACCTTCTGGCAGTGATGTCTTACGATCGGTATCTTGCGGTATGCAAACCATTGCACTATGTATCCCTAATGAACAGCCACTTCTGCGTCCAGTTAGTGCTTGTGTCTTGGCTAAGTGGCTCTTTTATTGTCACCACAATTTTGCTCATAATGTCACAGTTACGCTTTTGTGCCCCATGTGAAATAGACCACTTCTTTTGTGATTTCCTGCCATTGATACAACACCTCTGCAGTGGTGCCCCCCTTCTGATACTGTCTGGCTTCATAACCACCTCTGTGTTAACGATCCCCCCATTCCTGCTTACCCTTACTTCTTACACATACATCATCACTACCATTCTAAGAATCCCATCCactggggggaggaagaaggccTTTTCTACCTGTTCCTCTCACCTCACTGTAGTCACCATATTTTATGGGACGTTAATAGTGGTGTACATGCTCCCAAACACTAACAGAATGAACAAAATTGTATCTCTCTTCTACACCATCTTAACACCTCTAGCCAATCCTCTTATTTACAGCTTGAGAAATAAAGAGGTAAGCAAATCCCTAAGGAGAGCCATCAGCAAATGTGTGCGAACTCAGAAACTGACAACTTTCTAA